One window of the Candidatus Zixiibacteriota bacterium genome contains the following:
- a CDS encoding exported hypothetical protein (Evidence 5 : Unknown function), protein MRRIKNRILFLAVLLMALSSSELGAIEWHFSPDSLGQHPTSYIFSYPETVPLNVNCNFSLPVRIIYLESALPLTSADFAVGPADRIKITSLPPENTTFENRTTGIDSSSPSPLLHDVAQLRNNVLNIDRIDVEGRTVYAVALLPLTLDSADNLVLARTIALSSASSSAICIGHNELINRFKDNAFSRPRARASQNTDPSGLPLGIDYVIVTAPALAGAFRPLVTFKNACGLNTAVALTDSIFAHYGGVDNSEKLRNYLEDFYRGGGRFVMLGGDESIVPVRYLLYYNVRTGPFQQSDLLPSDLYYADLTGDWDKDGDNIWGEPNDDAPDLIPELRVGRIPAKNDSVISNYITKLLNYYTDPGHGDYTYLNKALFFSSDEMRDYPAEGQHGYIASAYPSPFLIDTFSTIESPSGGDPNPDNPDGASAIQKISEGFGVVNIIAHGRTDGFIVKSANYGDWPASFILTGPITGGHGTVTNLERNGKTSFYYSLACDVGGFDLDSLGGGSSDYSLVERLISAPDGGAVGMVANSRWGWVYSSYLLHQAFFKYLFGAAYGNPFDAMSLSWLDCSYLRDLIYGQNFFGDPSMTIYRDIPSRMDVTVNSSPNGTFRGNVTEEGRPVEGAHLILSCGGNILEEGFSDASGDWPISDQLNYDSSYTITALKDGFIIAQLNYIPSIAADFEEKNELPPTEFLLKQNYPNPFNPQTKIEFSLPARTSSKLEIFNLLGQRVRQMDFDEKPAGQYSVLWNGKNEYGTEVSSGIYFYRLSAGKLSQTKKMVLLR, encoded by the coding sequence ATGAGAAGAATTAAAAACCGGATATTATTCCTCGCCGTTTTATTGATGGCTTTATCCTCTTCGGAACTCGGCGCGATAGAATGGCATTTCTCTCCTGATTCTCTGGGACAGCACCCCACATCGTACATATTTTCTTATCCGGAAACGGTGCCCCTCAATGTCAACTGCAATTTCTCCCTTCCCGTCAGAATCATCTATCTTGAGAGCGCCCTTCCTTTGACCTCCGCCGATTTTGCTGTCGGGCCCGCCGATCGGATCAAAATTACTTCGCTCCCGCCCGAGAATACTACCTTCGAAAATCGCACGACCGGAATCGATTCTTCATCGCCGTCGCCCCTCTTGCATGATGTCGCACAACTGCGGAACAATGTCCTGAATATCGACCGCATCGATGTCGAAGGAAGGACCGTTTATGCCGTCGCTCTTCTCCCCCTTACTCTGGACTCCGCCGATAATCTGGTTCTGGCCCGAACTATCGCTCTATCTTCAGCATCATCATCCGCGATCTGTATCGGTCATAACGAATTGATAAATAGATTTAAAGACAACGCTTTCTCTCGGCCGCGTGCCCGAGCGTCGCAAAACACCGATCCCTCGGGCCTCCCGCTCGGAATCGACTACGTTATCGTAACCGCTCCGGCACTGGCTGGCGCCTTCCGACCCCTGGTGACATTCAAAAATGCCTGCGGCCTGAATACCGCCGTGGCTCTTACCGATTCCATCTTCGCCCATTACGGCGGTGTCGATAATTCCGAGAAACTGAGGAATTATCTCGAAGATTTCTATCGCGGCGGCGGTCGCTTTGTAATGCTGGGAGGCGATGAATCCATTGTGCCGGTCAGATACCTTCTTTATTACAATGTCCGCACCGGTCCTTTTCAACAAAGCGATCTTTTGCCGTCCGATTTGTACTACGCCGATCTGACCGGCGACTGGGACAAAGACGGCGACAATATCTGGGGCGAACCGAACGACGACGCCCCCGATTTGATTCCCGAATTAAGGGTGGGCCGAATTCCGGCAAAAAACGATTCGGTCATTTCCAATTACATTACGAAATTATTGAATTATTACACCGATCCCGGCCACGGTGATTATACCTATTTGAATAAGGCTCTTTTCTTTTCATCCGATGAAATGCGCGACTACCCGGCTGAAGGTCAGCACGGTTACATTGCCTCGGCTTATCCTTCGCCCTTTCTTATAGACACGTTCTCGACCATAGAATCCCCCTCCGGCGGCGATCCCAATCCCGATAATCCCGACGGCGCCTCCGCCATTCAAAAAATATCGGAAGGATTCGGAGTTGTTAATATTATCGCTCACGGGCGAACCGACGGCTTCATCGTCAAATCCGCCAATTACGGTGATTGGCCGGCCTCTTTCATCCTCACCGGGCCAATTACCGGCGGACACGGAACCGTCACAAATCTCGAAAGAAATGGAAAGACTTCATTCTATTATTCCCTCGCCTGCGATGTCGGCGGATTCGATCTCGATTCATTAGGGGGAGGAAGCTCCGATTACTCGCTTGTGGAACGGCTTATCTCCGCGCCCGATGGCGGTGCCGTCGGCATGGTCGCCAATTCCCGCTGGGGCTGGGTCTATTCCAGTTATCTTCTGCATCAGGCCTTTTTCAAATACCTGTTCGGCGCGGCCTATGGTAATCCCTTTGACGCCATGTCGCTCTCGTGGCTCGATTGTTCCTATCTCCGGGACCTGATTTACGGCCAGAATTTCTTCGGCGACCCCTCAATGACGATTTACCGTGACATCCCTTCCCGCATGGATGTGACCGTCAATTCCTCCCCCAACGGGACATTTCGCGGAAACGTCACGGAAGAGGGCCGGCCGGTCGAGGGAGCTCATCTCATACTTTCGTGCGGCGGGAATATTCTTGAAGAAGGGTTTAGCGATGCTTCCGGTGATTGGCCAATATCCGATCAACTGAATTATGATTCTTCATATACGATTACCGCTCTCAAGGACGGCTTCATAATCGCTCAACTCAATTATATCCCTTCCATCGCCGCCGATTTTGAAGAGAAGAACGAACTGCCGCCGACAGAATTCTTATTGAAGCAGAATTATCCGAATCCCTTTAATCCTCAGACTAAGATCGAATTCTCTCTTCCCGCCCGAACTTCATCCAAATTGGAAATTTTCAATCTGCTCGGACAAAGGGTAAGACAGATGGATTTTGACGAGAAACCGGCGGGTCAATACTCGGTTCTCTGGAACGGAAAGAATGAATATGGAACGGAAGTCTCATCCGGCATTTATTTCTATCGTCTGAGTGCCGGCAAGTTGAGCCAGACCAAAAAGATGGTACTGCTTCGGTAA
- the mraZ gene encoding Protein MraZ, translating to MDGFYGQYSVVMDEKGRISLPSKLRPSFQEGAQEADNFILTKGLDGCLALYPRRQWEQIQRRLDALSFTRKDFRYFSRLLHSGAVLITLDRQGRLLIPSHLQKEASLEKDLLVIGAYRWIEIWNPSHYKQYLDQYGQSYEEVAEKLFDPKDWQSE from the coding sequence ATGGATGGCTTCTACGGACAATATAGCGTGGTAATGGATGAGAAGGGAAGGATTTCGTTACCGTCGAAATTGCGGCCATCATTTCAGGAAGGCGCTCAGGAAGCAGATAATTTTATTCTTACCAAGGGCCTGGACGGCTGTCTTGCTTTGTATCCCAGGAGACAGTGGGAACAAATTCAGCGTCGGCTTGATGCGCTGAGTTTTACCCGAAAGGACTTTAGATACTTCAGCCGCCTGCTTCACTCCGGAGCCGTGCTGATTACATTGGATCGTCAGGGACGACTGCTGATCCCCTCACACTTGCAGAAGGAAGCTTCGCTGGAGAAGGACCTTCTGGTAATCGGGGCATATCGTTGGATAGAAATTTGGAATCCTTCCCATTACAAGCAGTACCTTGATCAGTATGGCCAGAGCTACGAAGAGGTAGCGGAAAAGCTTTTTGATCCAAAGGACTGGCAGAGCGAATGA